The segment GTGATGGTCGACGGCCAGGCCGTGCCCGTGTACGCGGCCCAGCCGGAAGGCAAGACGGGTTTGCCTGTGGTACTGGTTATTTCGGAAATCTTTGGCGTGCATGAACATATCGCCGACATGGCGCGCCGTTTCGCCAAGCAGGGTTATCTGGCGCTGGCGCCCGATCTGTTCGTGCGCCAGGGCGATCCGACCAAGGTCAGCAGCATTCCCGAATTGATGAAAGGCATCATCGCGAAGACGCCGGACGCGCAGGTGATGACGGACCTCGACGCGGTGGTGGCGTGGGCGAAACAGAATGGCGGCGACACGAGCCGCCTGGGCATCACGGGTTTCTGCTGGGGCGGGCGCATCACGTGGCTGTACGCGGCGCACAATCCGGCCGTCAAGGCGGGCGTAGCCTGGTATGGCCGCCTGGTGGGCGAAGCGACTACCTTGCAGCCGAGCAACCCCATCGATATCGCCGCCAGCTTGAAGGTCCCCGTGCTGGGCTTGTATGGCGGCAAGGATACGGGCATCAGCCAGGAATCGATCGCGAAGATGAAGGAGGCGCTGGCCAAGGGCGGCAACAAGTCCGAATTCGTCGTGTACCCCGATGCGGGCCACGCCTTCAATGCCGATTACCGCCCCAGCTACGTGGCGGCCGATGCGAAAGACGGTTATGCGCGCTGCCTGGCCTGGTTCAAGCAGCACGGCGTGGCGTGACGCCGCAACAGAAAAACACCGCATTTCCCAGAAGTTAACGCGAAAGGCGCACCGGGCTGTAAAATGCCCGCTGCGCGCCAATGCAGTACAATTGCATCTTCATCGCGCGGCGCTGCCGCCAGACGCGCAAAAAATTAAACAATAGATAACAACGCATTCATCAGGCCAGACGCCAGCATCGCGGGCGCCAGTGACCCGGCGCCATTTTGAGGTAAGAAAATCATCGATCCCGTCCTTATATCCATTTTGCTCGCGACCACGATCGCGGGCGTGTTGAGCATTACCGCGGCGGCGATCTTTTCGTTTGCATTCCTGTCCAAAGTGGTCGAGCGCATGGTCAGCTTGTCCGTTGGCATCATGTTGTCGACGTCATTGCTGCACGCCTTGCCCGAAGCGTTCGAATCGCAGGCGGACCCGCGCACCCTGTTCGCCACGCTGCTGGCGGGCTTGCTGGCCTTTTTCATGCTGGAAAAATTCGCCATCCTGCGCCATTCGCACCACCACGAAGGCGATGGCCACCACCATGCGCACGGCCACGACAAGCACGAAGCGGGCAAGGCCGGCTGGATGATCCTGGTCGGCGACGGCATGCACAATTTTACGGACGGCATTCTGATCGCCGCCGCCTTCCTGGCCGACCCGAAGCTGGGTCTGGTGACGGGCCTGGCCATCATCGCGCATGAAATTCCGCAGGAAATAGGCGATTTCATCGTGCTGCTCAATGCCGGTTTCTCGCGCCTGCGCGCCTACATCTTCAACCTGCTGTGCAGCCTGATGGCGGTGGCGGGCGGCCTGCTTGGCTATTTCACCCTGGACCGCGCCAGCAATCTGATTCCTTACGTGCTCGTGTTCGCCTCGTCAGGCTTCATCTACATCGCCTTGAGCGACCTGATGCCGCAGATGCAGCGCCGCGCCACCTTGCGCGAAACCATTCCGCAAGTGCTCTTGATCGCGCTGGGCGTGTGCATCGTGCTGTTCCTGACGCACAAGCGCCACGGCGGTTGATGTACTGACTGCGTGAGTGTAGTATTGCCTTTCTGACTAACTTGCACAGAAAGGAGGAAAATATGGAAATTTTTATGCTCGCCCTATGGGATGCGCGTTCTTTAAGCGCATTTGCCAGCTCTTGCCCACGTTCTATCGCGCTGCGATAACCTGGCCAGAGCAAAGTTACCCTCCTCCACGAGTCCTTTCCTGGTACTCCGTTGTCGTTAGCGCTCCTGGTAACGCGGATGCTTGCATCCCGAACAAAGACAAGAGCCATGACTACCCTTATCTCGACACAAGCTTTACAGCTGGATACCCACGACGGTTTCCTGTTCAACGAACTCGCCTTTACCTTGCGCCAGGGCGACCGCATCGGCCTGATCGGCCACAATGGTTGCGGCAAATCCACCTTGCTGGGTCTGCTCAGCGGCACGCGCGAAGCCTCGTCCGGCACCATTCATGTCGCCCGTGCCTGCCGCTTGCAGCACGTGGAGCAGCATTTGCCAGCCGAACTTGCCGGCCTGAGCCTGTACGACGCCTTGCTGGCGCCCGTGCTGGACCAGCCGGAGCTGCATTGGCGGGTCGACAGCCTGCTGGCCGAACTCGGTTTTGATCAAGAAACTGCGCAAGTGCCCGTGCACTCGCTGTCCGGCGGCCAGCACACGCGGCTGCTGCTGGGCCGTGCCCTGCTGCAGGAGCCGAACGTGCTGCTGCTCGACGAACCGAGCAATCACCTGGACTTGCCGTCCTTGCTGTGGCTCGAGCAATTCCTGCTGGCCTGGCGCGGCGCCTTCATCCTCGTCTCGCACGACCAGCGCCTGCTCGACAACGTGGCTACGCGCAGCTGGATCTTGCGCGACAGCCGCCTCTACGACTTTGACTTGCCGTGCGGCCCCGCGCTGGCGGCGCTTGCCGAAGCGGATATGGCCGCTGCCGCCCGCCATGCGGCCGAGCAAAAGGAAATCGACCGCCTGTCGGCCAGCAGCGCCCGCCTGGCCCTGTGGGGCCGCACCTATGACAATGAAGACCTGGCGCGCAAGGCCAAGACCATGCAGCGGCGCATCGACAAACTGAAGGAGGAACAGTCGTTCGTCAGCGATGGCGCGCCGTGGCGCTTGAGCCTGCGCGGCAAGGCGCTGGCGGCCGACCAGCTGCTGGCGCTGGACGACCTGAACGTGCGCGCCGTGCCGCAATCTCCCGTGCTGTTCCACGTCGACCAGCTGTGGCTGAAACCGGGCGACCGCATCGCCTTGCTGGGCGCCAACGGCAGCGGCAAGTCGTCCCTGCTGCGCCTGTGCTGGCAAGCGATACAGGCGCAGGAGGAACGCAGCGGCCTGCGCTACCACCACGCCGCCAACATCGGTTACTACGACCAGTTGCTCAAGCAACTGGCCGATGACGCCGACCTGTCCGACGCCCTGTATCCGTTTGCCGTGCAAAACGAGGCCGCGCGCAGCCAGGTGGCGCGCAAGCAGGCCTTGATCGCGGCCGGTTTTCCGTATGCGCGCCATGGTCAGACGGTGGCGACCCTGAGCGGCGGCGAGCGGGCGCGGCTGCTGTTCCTGGGCTTGTCGCTGGCCAGCTACCACTTGTTGCTGCTGGACGAGCCGAGCAACCACCTGGACATGCAGGGCAAGGCGGAGCTGGGGCAAGCCTTGCAGGGTTTTGAAGGGGGCTGCCTGCTGGTGTCGCACGACCGCGACCTGATCGAAACGGCGTGCAACCGTTTTTGGGTGGTGGCCGATGGCCAGCTGGAAGAGTGGCCGGACGCGGCCAGCGCGTATGCACGACTCAGTGTGGAAGATGGGCAAGCGTTGACGCCCGCGCCAACAGTGGAGCATGCCTCTGCGGTATTGGCGGACGTCGACGTGCAGCTGGAACGCTTGTGCGAACTGGAGCAATTGCTGGCGGAAGACCTGGCCCGCAAGCCGCGCCACCAAAAGCCGGCCAGTCAGCAGGCGTGGCTGGCGGAACTGGAACGGCTGAATCTGGCGCTGGGGATAACGTCGTAGTTACCCACAGGTAAAGAAATGGCGGACCATCTGGTCCGCCATTTTTTAATTCCCCGTCGCCACGGGCCGCGCCGGATCGGCGCACCATTCGCTCCACGAGCCCGGATACAGGGCCGCGCCAGGCAAGCCGGCCACTTCCATGGCCAGCAGGTTGTGGCAAGCCGTCACGCCGGAGCCGCACTGCAGGATGGCCGCTTGCGGTGAGTCTATCAATGCGCTGAAGTCGCGCTGCAGTTCGTCCGCACTTTTGAAACGGCCGTCCGCTTGCAGGTTATCCTTGAAGAAACGGTTTTTCGCGCCGGGGATGTGGCCGCCCACGGGGTCGATGGTTTCGTTTTCGCCCCGGTAGCGGTCGGGCGCGCGCGCGTCGATGACGGTCAGCGCCTGGGTTTCCAGGTTGGCGACGACGTCCTGTACGCTGACCGTGCGCGTCAGGCTGGCTTTTTCCGTGATGTTGCCGACGGGGCGGGGCGCCACCGGCGTGACCACGGGCAAACCTTGCGCCTGCCAGGCGGCCAGGCCGCCGTCGAGCACGGCGACGGCGGGATGGCCGAGCCAGCGCAGCAGCCACCACAAACGGGCGGCGAACATGCCGCCCTGGCCGTCGTAGGCGACAACTTGCGTGTCGTCGTCGATGCCCCAGCCCCGCAGGGTGGCCAGCAGGGCGTTGCGGTCGGGCAAGGGATGCCGTCCCGTAAAGTCCGCGCCGCGCGCCGTCTTGGGGCCGGACAGGGCCGTGTCGATATCGGCGAACTGCGCGTTCTGGATGTGGCCGGCGGCAAACGCATCGCTGCCGGCCGTCGGCTTGAGCAAGTCGTGGCGGCAATCGAGGATCACCCAGTTGCTGTCGTTCAGGTGGTCGGCCAGTTCGCTGGCCTGGATCAAGGTGGTGTACATCGGAAACGCTCCTTTACACTTCGCTGGCAATCGGATCCGTGCGCGCGATCGCCGCGCCACGGGCCGTGTTGCGGGTATTGTAATAGGTTGCCGCGATGCCGGAAGCGAGAATGATGCCGATGCCGGTCCAGCCGTGCCAATCGAACAGGTCGCCAAAGATCACCACGCCCCAGAAGCTGGAAAAGACGATGCCTGTGTATTGCAGGTTGGCCACCACGAGGGTCTTGCCCAGGCGATAGGCACGCGTCATGGCCATCTGCGCCATGGTGGCGCACAGACCGATAGCGGCCAGCAAGCCGATGCCGTAGCCGCTCGTGTGCGCATGCCAGACGATGGGGCCGCCGCCGGCGCTGGCCACGTGGCCGATCACGCCGGCAAGGAAATTGACGACCGAGAAATAAAACACGACCCGGTATTCGGGCTCGCCCAGCAAGCCCAGTTTACGCACCTGCAAATAGGCGAGGGCAGACAGCATGCCGGAAATCAATGCCGTGATGGCGCCGGCCAGCTGGTCCGTCTCGAACACGGGTTGCAGCAGCAGGGTCACGCCGACAAAGCTCATGGCAATGGCCGCCACCAGCGGCCACTCGACCTGTTTCATGCCTTTCCAGAAGCCGCCGGCCAGCAGGATCACGGCGATCCAGATGGGCGCCATGTAATTCAAGGTCATGGCCGTGGCCAGCGGCAGGATGGCGATCGCGTAAAACCACAGCCACAGGGCGATCACGCCCACCACGCCGCGCCACAGATGCTGGCCCGGCATCGTGGTTTTGAAGCTGCCGCCCTGGTAGAGGATGGTGCAGCTCATGACGATCATGCCGATGATGCCGCGGTACATGACGATTTCGGACGTCGAATACATATCCGACGCCAATTTGACGCACACGCCCATGATGGCGAACATGAAACTGGCAAATAGCATCCAAAGCGATTGCATGAGAAATCCTGACGATGAAAAAGAAAAGGCCGCGCAATGCGGCCCTGGAGGGAATTACAGTTCGATATTATTGCGGTACCACTCGTGGAAGTGCTGCATGCCGTCTTCCATGGGCGACTGGTAAGGGCCCACTTCGCTCACGCCGCGCGCCATCAGGGCCTTGCGGCCCGCATCCATGCGCTGGGCGATTTCATCGTCCTCGACGCAGGTTTCCATGTAGGCAGCCCGTTCCGCTTCGACGAAGTCGCGCTCGAACAGCACGATTTCTTCCGGGTAATAGAATTCCACCACGTTGCGCGTCTTTTGCGGGCCATCGGGCCACAGGGTCGAGACGACGAGCACGTGCGGATACCATTCGACCATGATGTTCGGATACAGGGTCAGCCAGATGGCGCCATACGGCGGCGCTTCGCCGCCACGGAATTGCAGCACCTGCTCTTGCCATTTCTTGTAGGCAGGCGAACCGGCCTGCTGCAAGCCGCGGTGCACGCCCACCGTTTGCACGCTGTAATCCTTGCCGAACTCCCAGCGCAGGTCGTCGCAGCTGACGAAGCTGCCCAGCCCCGGGTGGAACGGTTCGACGTGATAATCCTCGAGGTAGACTTCGATGAAAGTCTTCCAGTTGTAGTCGCACTCGTGGATTTCCACGTGGTCGAACATGTAGCCGGAAAAATCGAGGTCTTTCGAGACGGACAAATCTTTCAATTTTTCCATCACGTTGTAGCCGTTTTGCTCGAACAGCAAGCCATTCCAGCTTTGCAGCGGCGTTTTCGACAGGTTCAGGCACGGCGTCTCGGGGAAATGCGGCGCGCCGATCAGTTCACCCTTGAGGTCGTAAGTCCAGCGGTGCAGCGGGCAGACGATATGGTTGGCGTTGCCGCGGCCGTTGTACATCAGCGCCTGCCGGTGGCGGCACACGTTGGACAGCACTTCGATGCCGTTGGCGTTGCGCACGAGCATGCGCCCCTCGTTCTCAGACGCCAGGGTCATAAAATCGCCGGTTTCCGGCACCATCAGCTCGTGCCCGACATAGCGCGGGCCGGCTTGGAACAATTGCTGCATTTCACGCTGCAACAGCGTTTCGTCAAAATAGACGTGGACCGGAAGTTGCGCGTTTGAGCGCGCCAGCTTGGCGTGAGTAGCCAGATCGGACATCCCAACCCCCCATAAATGTACAACGGTCAGCAGTGCTCCAAGCCCTTGCCTGGACAACCGCTACAGAGAGAAAGAATCCGCAAAGACCTGAATTCAAATTTGTTGAAACGGTATTTCGGACAGAACCGGCGATTATAGCGCGGATCCGGCCTCGACATTGCCAAAACCCCCGGCAATTGGCGCACTTTAATGAGAAACGTTGTCATTTACCGTGCTATTTCCGCCAGATGGGGGCGATTGGACTAAAATTCACTGACAAACGGACAATGTCATAGACTTTGAGCGCACCGATTGCGCTTTAGTTTTCACTTAATAGTGTGGTTTGTTCTAAAATAACGCTTCTATGCTGGCCGGGAGTCCCCGGCGTCTCCCTACAAGCCCCTCGTGCCACGAAGAGATCTGAGTCTATGTCGAAGAAATTAACTGCCGCTGCCGCAGCGCCGGCCTCGTTTGAAGAGGCGATGGCGGAACTGGCGCAGCTGGTAACGCAAATGGAAGCGGGCCAGTTGCCGCTGGAAGCATCGGTCGCGGCGTATCAGCGCGGCTCGGAACTGGTCAAGTATTGCGCTACCCAGCTCGATAGCGTCGAAGCACAGGTGAAAGTATTGGAAGGCGACATGTTGAAACCGTTCGTGGATGCCGGCGAGGCCGCCCAATGATGGCCAGCGTACAGCAAGACGGCGTCACCTTCGGCGACTGGATGCAAGCGACCCAGTCGGGCGTGGAAAGCCGGCTCGACCAGTTCCTGCCGGCGGCGGACGTGGTGCCGCACAAGCTGCACGCGGCCATGCGCTATGCGCTGTTGGGTGGCGGCAAGCGCGTGCGTCCGCTGCTGGTGATGGCGGCGGGCGAATTGTTTGACGCCGATCAAGATACCCTCGCGCGCGCCGCTTGCGCGCTGGAAATGATTCACGTGTATTCGCTCGTGCATGACGACATGCCTTGCATGGATGACGACGCTTTACGCCGTGGCAAGCCCACCGTGCACATCGCCTACGATGAAGCGACGGCCCTGCTGGTGGGCGACGCGCTGCAATCGCAGGCCTTCATGCTGCTGGCCGATGGCGCGGCGATTCCTCCGACGCGGCAGATGGCCATGGTGCGCCTGCTGGCGCACGCGTCCGGGTCAAGCGGCATGTGCGGCGGCCAGGCGATCGACCTCGACAGCGTCGGCCTGGCCTTGACCTTGCCGCAGCTGGAACAGATGCATCAACTGAAAACGGGCGCCTTGCTGCGCGCGGCCGTGATCCTCGGCGCGCTGGCCGGCAAGGACTTGACGGCGGACGAGATGACTGCGCTGAACGCCTATGCGCGGGCCGTCGGGCTGGCGTTCCAGGTGGTCGACGACGTGCTCGACGCCACGGCCGATTCGGCCACCCTGGGCAAGACGGCGGGCAAGGATGCGGCCGCCAACAAGCCCACTTACGTATCGATACTAGGGCTGGAACCATCGAGAGCCCTGGCAGAACAATTGCGGTGCGACGCCCATGCGGCGCTGGCGCCATTCGGGGACAAGGCACGCCGTCTGCGCGAGCTGGCGGACCTGGTCGTGCAGCGGAAGGCATAAATGAAACTGTTAGAAACCATCAATGAACCAGCGCAAGTGCGCAAGCTGGCCCGCTCGCAACTGGTGCCGCTGGCCCAGGAACTGCGCAGTTTCCTGCTTGACTCCGTGTCCAAGACGGGCGGCCACCTGTCGTCCAACCTGGGCACGGTCGAGCTGACCGTCGCGCTGCATTACGTGTTCAACACGCCGCACGACCGCATCGTGTGGGACGTGGGCCACCAGACCTATTCGCACAAGATCCTGACGGGCCGCCGCGAGCGCATGCACACCCTGCGCCAGAAGGATGGCATTTCCGGCTTCCCGAAACGCGACGAAAGCGAGTACGACACCTTCGGCACGGCGCACTCGTCGACGTCGATCTCGGCCGCCCTTGGCATGGCGCAGGCCGCCAAGATCAAGGGCGACCCGCTGCACGCGATCGCCGTGATCGGCGACGGTTCGATGACGGCCGGCATGGCCTTCGAGGCGATGAACAACGCGGGCGTGCAGGAAGACGTCAACCTGCTGGTGATTTTGAACGACAACGACATGTCGATCTCGCCGCCCGTGGGCGCACTGAACCGCCACCTGGCGCGCTTGATGTCGGGCCAGTTCTATGCGGCCGCGAAAAATGTCGGCAAGTCCATGCTGCCGGCGCCCGTGCTGGAACTGGCGAAGCGCTTTGAAGAGCACGCCAAAGGCATGGTCGTGCCCGCCACCATGTTCGAGGAATTCGGTTTCAACTACATCGGCCCCATCGATGGCCACGACCTCGATTCGCTGATCCCGACCTTGCAAAACATCAAGCAGTTGAAGGGCCCGCAATTCCTGCACGTGGTCACCAAGAAGGGCCAGGGCTACAAGCTGGCCGAGGCGGAACCGATTTTGTACCACGGCACGCCGAAGTTCAATCCGGCGGAAGGCATCAAGCCGGCCACGGCGCCGGGCAAGATGACGTACACGGAAGTGTTCGGCAACTGGCTGTGCGACATGGCGGCCCACGACAAGCGCCTGGTGGGCATCACGCCGGCCATGCGCGAAGGCTCGGGCATGGTGAAATTTGAACAGCAATTCCCCAACCGCTATTTCGACGTCGGCATCGCCGAGCAGCATTCCGTGACCTTCGGCGCCGGCCTGGCCTGCGAAGGCTTGAAACCCGTCGTGGCCATCTATTCGACCTTCCTGCAGCGCGCCTACGATCAATTGATACACGACGTGGCCCTGCAAAACCTGGACGTGACGTTCGCGCTGGACCGCGCCGGCCTCGTGGGCGCAGATGGCGCCACGCACGCGGGCAATTACGACATGGCGTTTTTGCGCTGCATCCCGAACATGGTCATCATGGCCGCGTCGGACGAAAACGAATGCCGCCAAATGCTGACGACGGGCTACCGCTACCCGGGCCCGGCCGCCATCCGCTATCCGCGCGGCGCCGGTGCCGGCGTGGCCATCGTGCCGGAACTGAGCAGCATCGAAATCGGCAAGGGCGAGATCAAGCGCCAGGGCAAGCGCATCGCCATCCTGGCCTTCGGTTCCATGGTGGCGCCGAGCGTGGCGGCGGGCGACAAGCTCGACGCGACGGTGGTCAACATGCGCTTCGTCAAGCCGCTCGACGTGGCGCTGGTGAAACAGCTGGCCGCGGAGCA is part of the Janthinobacterium sp. 67 genome and harbors:
- a CDS encoding dienelactone hydrolase family protein translates to MSDMITDCESLLGQSSLSGPDGRRGFLKVALGTGFAVAVLPVAAQNVIKTDSAGLVTGSMSVMVDGQAVPVYAAQPEGKTGLPVVLVISEIFGVHEHIADMARRFAKQGYLALAPDLFVRQGDPTKVSSIPELMKGIIAKTPDAQVMTDLDAVVAWAKQNGGDTSRLGITGFCWGGRITWLYAAHNPAVKAGVAWYGRLVGEATTLQPSNPIDIAASLKVPVLGLYGGKDTGISQESIAKMKEALAKGGNKSEFVVYPDAGHAFNADYRPSYVAADAKDGYARCLAWFKQHGVA
- a CDS encoding ZIP family metal transporter — its product is MLATTIAGVLSITAAAIFSFAFLSKVVERMVSLSVGIMLSTSLLHALPEAFESQADPRTLFATLLAGLLAFFMLEKFAILRHSHHHEGDGHHHAHGHDKHEAGKAGWMILVGDGMHNFTDGILIAAAFLADPKLGLVTGLAIIAHEIPQEIGDFIVLLNAGFSRLRAYIFNLLCSLMAVAGGLLGYFTLDRASNLIPYVLVFASSGFIYIALSDLMPQMQRRATLRETIPQVLLIALGVCIVLFLTHKRHGG
- a CDS encoding ABC-F family ATP-binding cassette domain-containing protein; amino-acid sequence: MTTLISTQALQLDTHDGFLFNELAFTLRQGDRIGLIGHNGCGKSTLLGLLSGTREASSGTIHVARACRLQHVEQHLPAELAGLSLYDALLAPVLDQPELHWRVDSLLAELGFDQETAQVPVHSLSGGQHTRLLLGRALLQEPNVLLLDEPSNHLDLPSLLWLEQFLLAWRGAFILVSHDQRLLDNVATRSWILRDSRLYDFDLPCGPALAALAEADMAAAARHAAEQKEIDRLSASSARLALWGRTYDNEDLARKAKTMQRRIDKLKEEQSFVSDGAPWRLSLRGKALAADQLLALDDLNVRAVPQSPVLFHVDQLWLKPGDRIALLGANGSGKSSLLRLCWQAIQAQEERSGLRYHHAANIGYYDQLLKQLADDADLSDALYPFAVQNEAARSQVARKQALIAAGFPYARHGQTVATLSGGERARLLFLGLSLASYHLLLLDEPSNHLDMQGKAELGQALQGFEGGCLLVSHDRDLIETACNRFWVVADGQLEEWPDAASAYARLSVEDGQALTPAPTVEHASAVLADVDVQLERLCELEQLLAEDLARKPRHQKPASQQAWLAELERLNLALGITS
- a CDS encoding sulfurtransferase encodes the protein MYTTLIQASELADHLNDSNWVILDCRHDLLKPTAGSDAFAAGHIQNAQFADIDTALSGPKTARGADFTGRHPLPDRNALLATLRGWGIDDDTQVVAYDGQGGMFAARLWWLLRWLGHPAVAVLDGGLAAWQAQGLPVVTPVAPRPVGNITEKASLTRTVSVQDVVANLETQALTVIDARAPDRYRGENETIDPVGGHIPGAKNRFFKDNLQADGRFKSADELQRDFSALIDSPQAAILQCGSGVTACHNLLAMEVAGLPGAALYPGSWSEWCADPARPVATGN
- a CDS encoding DMT family transporter codes for the protein MQSLWMLFASFMFAIMGVCVKLASDMYSTSEIVMYRGIIGMIVMSCTILYQGGSFKTTMPGQHLWRGVVGVIALWLWFYAIAILPLATAMTLNYMAPIWIAVILLAGGFWKGMKQVEWPLVAAIAMSFVGVTLLLQPVFETDQLAGAITALISGMLSALAYLQVRKLGLLGEPEYRVVFYFSVVNFLAGVIGHVASAGGGPIVWHAHTSGYGIGLLAAIGLCATMAQMAMTRAYRLGKTLVVANLQYTGIVFSSFWGVVIFGDLFDWHGWTGIGIILASGIAATYYNTRNTARGAAIARTDPIASEV
- a CDS encoding aromatic ring-hydroxylating oxygenase subunit alpha — encoded protein: MSDLATHAKLARSNAQLPVHVYFDETLLQREMQQLFQAGPRYVGHELMVPETGDFMTLASENEGRMLVRNANGIEVLSNVCRHRQALMYNGRGNANHIVCPLHRWTYDLKGELIGAPHFPETPCLNLSKTPLQSWNGLLFEQNGYNVMEKLKDLSVSKDLDFSGYMFDHVEIHECDYNWKTFIEVYLEDYHVEPFHPGLGSFVSCDDLRWEFGKDYSVQTVGVHRGLQQAGSPAYKKWQEQVLQFRGGEAPPYGAIWLTLYPNIMVEWYPHVLVVSTLWPDGPQKTRNVVEFYYPEEIVLFERDFVEAERAAYMETCVEDDEIAQRMDAGRKALMARGVSEVGPYQSPMEDGMQHFHEWYRNNIEL
- a CDS encoding exodeoxyribonuclease VII small subunit → MSKKLTAAAAAPASFEEAMAELAQLVTQMEAGQLPLEASVAAYQRGSELVKYCATQLDSVEAQVKVLEGDMLKPFVDAGEAAQ
- a CDS encoding polyprenyl synthetase family protein; amino-acid sequence: MMASVQQDGVTFGDWMQATQSGVESRLDQFLPAADVVPHKLHAAMRYALLGGGKRVRPLLVMAAGELFDADQDTLARAACALEMIHVYSLVHDDMPCMDDDALRRGKPTVHIAYDEATALLVGDALQSQAFMLLADGAAIPPTRQMAMVRLLAHASGSSGMCGGQAIDLDSVGLALTLPQLEQMHQLKTGALLRAAVILGALAGKDLTADEMTALNAYARAVGLAFQVVDDVLDATADSATLGKTAGKDAAANKPTYVSILGLEPSRALAEQLRCDAHAALAPFGDKARRLRELADLVVQRKA
- the dxs gene encoding 1-deoxy-D-xylulose-5-phosphate synthase, producing the protein MKLLETINEPAQVRKLARSQLVPLAQELRSFLLDSVSKTGGHLSSNLGTVELTVALHYVFNTPHDRIVWDVGHQTYSHKILTGRRERMHTLRQKDGISGFPKRDESEYDTFGTAHSSTSISAALGMAQAAKIKGDPLHAIAVIGDGSMTAGMAFEAMNNAGVQEDVNLLVILNDNDMSISPPVGALNRHLARLMSGQFYAAAKNVGKSMLPAPVLELAKRFEEHAKGMVVPATMFEEFGFNYIGPIDGHDLDSLIPTLQNIKQLKGPQFLHVVTKKGQGYKLAEAEPILYHGTPKFNPAEGIKPATAPGKMTYTEVFGNWLCDMAAHDKRLVGITPAMREGSGMVKFEQQFPNRYFDVGIAEQHSVTFGAGLACEGLKPVVAIYSTFLQRAYDQLIHDVALQNLDVTFALDRAGLVGADGATHAGNYDMAFLRCIPNMVIMAASDENECRQMLTTGYRYPGPAAIRYPRGAGAGVAIVPELSSIEIGKGEIKRQGKRIAILAFGSMVAPSVAAGDKLDATVVNMRFVKPLDVALVKQLAAEHDYLVTVEEGCIMGGAGSAVAEALAAEGIVKPILMLGLPDTFIDHGDPVQLLKSVGLDAAGIAASIEQRFGGTQPRLAVVS